The Dermacentor silvarum isolate Dsil-2018 chromosome 3, BIME_Dsil_1.4, whole genome shotgun sequence region CTTCCTGAAACGCAAAGAGCGACTGGTAGTAGTCGAAAAAGGCGCGACCTATGCTTTCGTTGTCTTCAACCACAGTGCCATTTATTGAAATCTTATCAACATGGCTTTGTCGTCCATGCGTCTTCTCTAGACTAAGCGCCCTTTTAGTGGGCGTCTCCCCTGCCGCTAGCGCTTCTGCTCGTGCGCGCACAATGGCACCTTGATAACGCTCCTTGTCGAACAGTTCGAGCTTTTCTTTGACGTTCGCACGTCATCTTTGTACGCACCGGGATCTCGACATTCAAGCGTTATCAGCTGCTTAAGCAGTGTCCTCAACCCTTTTTCTTTCATTCCCCTCTCAAATTTTAGGCAGCTCGATCGTTCTAAGGCTTTCATTTTAACCTTTTGTTTAAAACATTCCCACTTATCTGCGATTGTTTCAGCTGTACCTTCGCGTAGTTCAGTAACCATACTGCGTACTGCCTGTACAAATGGCTCATCGTTTAGTAATACCGCGTTCATTTTCCACCTATCCCAATCAAAAGCATTTCGCCTTTTTTCGATACCTACATGGCATTTGACTAGGCAGTGGTCGGAAAACGACACTGGTAAAACGCAATAACCATGGCATGTTGGAATATATCCAACGAGATATACATGCGATCCAGtcgcgcatggctactgcccTGAAAACGCGTAAAGGTTACTTCGCGTCCATCTTCCAGACACTCAAATACATCTTCAAGTTCATTTTCACAGATAAGATTTGATAGCACGTCACTACTTCTGTCACGCATACCGGTATTGCTGACTCTATCTTTAGCGCTCAACACACAATTGAAATCACCTAGCAGGATTACGCGCCTATCACAACGTACATACTGTAcaaggttagaaaaaaaaagtgcacgctCATCCACTGAATTCGGCGCGTATATGCATATGACGCGGAACTCAGCTTCACACATAACAACATCGCAAAAAACTATCCTGCCAGACTGACAAGAATATACACTTTCAATCACTAGATTAGGCAATTTTTTCACAAAAAGTATGCACCCGCCCGATGTGCCTATCGCATGGCTAACCACCGCGAAATATCTATTCGTGAaccgccgcaccatgctcccggtcttcTCCTCTCCGTCCACCTTAGTCTCCTGGATGGATAGTACGTCAATGTCGTGTTCAGTGACCAACCGTAGGAGCTGACTCTGCCTACGACTAGCCGCCAACCCTTTCAGATTTAATGTGGCAATACTAAGGGACGGAAACAGAGCCATATTTAACTAGAGAAaaagtaggcccggagcatggtgcttaccgttcacgactagccctcggctagtCGCCTCCGGGACTCTCCGTCTTCCCGGCGGCGTTAGTGGCCGGTGCTTTGTCACCAGGTGTTCTCTCAGGAGGAACGTTCGGTTTTGGCTTGAAGCCCATCCGCCTTCCCAGCGGCGTCTTGGTCGGCGGTCCCTCACTGCTGTTGGTTGCACTCTCGTCCCTGTCCTTGGTCTCCTCGTGGGAGCGCTTGACTGGGGCACCAAGGGTCGTTGTCCGGTCGCCGTCGACGACGGCCTTGTCCTGCTGCATTGCTGTTTCGTCGTCATCGGCCGCGTCTTCACCAACGCCTCCGGTCGCCTGGACCTCTGCAGTCGGGAGCTGTTCCGGCAAACTCGGCTTCTCAGCAGCCTCGGCCAACTTGCCGTCTGCACCCTCGTTCGGCGTACCATTGCTTGTCGGTGACGGCACCAGGTCTCCAGCTCCTTTGGCAGCGTCCTCCGCCTCCACAACGTCCATGACGTGCTCTGCCGCAACGTCATTCGCAGCTGGGCCTGTCACGGCGGCGTAGGATTTCACACAGTCAGCGTCGACGTGGCCGAATCGTCTGCACCGTGAACAGCGGGGGACTTTGCACTCCCGGCGGACGTGTCCCGTgccttggcagcgcaagcactgcatggggCGACCGGGAACAACCACCAGGGCCAACTCACCGCCGACGCGGACCTGGTGAGGGAGGTCCTCCACCTTGACGCCACTTTTCAGCTTCAGCAGCACGGTCCTTGTGGTTGACGTCTTTTCTCCCATGCCTTGGacacgccacctctcccggctcaCTTCCTCGACCTTGCCGAAAGCTGCGAACGCCGTGCGGACGTCCTCGTCGGCGACGCCgtacagcagccagtgaagccgaagcttcacctgctggtcctgcgggtcaacgatgacgcaccgtcgtcccttTACTTGTAGTTCCTTGAGGGCCAACAGTCGTTTTGTGGCGGTCGCATccttgagggtcaccgcccagacgtggttaatctggtacgcccctatgcatagTACCTCAGGCAGCAAACCTGTCGGCAGCAGGGCGTCCCTGAAATCTTCGACCTTGTAAGGTCTCGCACGcacatcaccgtgcaaaaacacggtattaaTCGCCAATCGTCCTTGgggcagttgaggcagaataaacggGTATTCGATATCTTCATCGTTGcgcctgtttccgcggccaaaagtgaccgctgtcgctgcccctgATGAGGCCATGATTCGACgatccgtcacgctcggtggccggaagcagaatgagcatggtatggccgatggcgagaaatgtagttaacgacttgacctctatcacacactatgtgcattcggccgactgtacttgttttgctgctacagcacgtgctaaaaacaatctctacgcacaatacgaaaatgcgtaagCAAGCATAAGGCATTAAAATTTCTTGATTTTTGACAGTTCATCAAATACGCTGatccactatactaacgaggagaacggaaaacagagttacaagtagagctctatagataaaagggggaaacatgcctagcactgttaaccttatctCACTGCTGGTGCGTGCGCGATGCCATCGTCCTCGCACTAGCACGTATAAGCCTATAgacgaaaaacaggaaaaaaaaaaaaacgctccccgtcggggaatcgaaccccggtctcccgcgtgacaggcggggatactgaccactatactttttctttttttagacttTCATTTCAGCAACCAAATACAAATGGGTGGTTAAAAATTGTCAGCCTACTTTGGTTGACATAAGGCATTAAAATTTCTTGATTTTTGACAGTTCTTCAAATACGCTGATCCACTATACTAACAAGGATAACGGAAAACAGAgttacaagtagagctctatagataaaagggggaaacatgcctagcactgttaaccttatctgactgcTGGTGTGTGCGCGATGCCATCGTCCTCGCACTAGCACGTATAAGCCTATAgacgaaaaacaggaaaaaaaaaaacgctccccgtcggggaatcgaaccccggtctcccgcgtgacaggcggggatactgaccactatactttttctttttttagacatTTTATTTCAGCAACCAAATACAAATGGGTGGTTAAAAATTGTCAGCCTACTTTGGTTGACATAAGGCATTAAAATTTCTTGATTTTTGACAGTTCATCAAATACGCTGatccactatactaacgaggagaacggaaaacagagttacaagtagagctctatagataaaagggggaaacatgtctagcactgttaaccttatctgactgcTGGTGCGTGCGCGATGCCATCGTCCTCGCACTAGCACGTATAAGCCTATAgacgaaaaacaggaaaaaaaaaaacgctccccgtcggggaatcgaaccccggtctcccgcgtgacaggcggggatactgaccactatactttttctttttttatttattgccggtcttcgacATAAGACAGTACATACAAATTACCACACACTCCAATAACAGAAATGCACGCTAttgtacaaaaaaggaaaaaaaaagaaaaaaaagaaaaaaaaagtaagtcgtCCTTCCGTATAGGACCGACGTTGTCACGTTAAAATTCCTTCATGGCTGCCAGAGGAACCAGCCTTGACAGCCAATCCGGTACATACACTTTCATTTTCTGTTCTTCAATAAAGCGAGATACACATTCTTTGAAATAAATCCTCGCGGGCCTCGCGTCGGGGTCACGTGGTACCCTGCCATacgagcccgccataaacagtggagtgcAATCAGCATAATAAAGTCATAAGGTACCCCGTCATCGTCCTTAATTGACAGATACCTGATCCCATGGGGGTCCACTGGCAATTCTTTAGTGTTCGCTGTAACACGTCCCAGAAGTaaaccccctcccaacagtgcaaaaaaacatggtctatggtttcgggctgcttgcagatcaagcagtGCGATCCCCATGGTACAGTACAACCCCGTTCTTTCATAAAAGTCTTGACGGGGAGCGTTCCTGTATGAaggttaaagaaaaatgtttttaccCCGGGTGACACCTCCATGCGTTTCACCCGTTTAAGCACATCCTGTCCTGGCcctccactgtatatggctctaTATAATGGtactgggaaaagtacatcagCAAGGTCTCTATACAGTGTTTTCCTTTTCACTTCACAAAGGTAATCATTTGAAAAACGCACAGTGAGGAAGCGTACACTTTCGACCACTTCCTTGAGATACCCACGAAGTGTTCCGGTCATGCTTTCTGTACTGACAACATGTTCCGGCAATGCGTCGCTCAACCTGAGCTGGCAAACAGTGCGCAGAAAAGGGTCTCGCGTatcgcgaaaaaacaaaaatctgttTACCAGCTGTCTAAGAAAGAGATGAATTAAGCCCACACCCCCGTCCTTCACTCTTCTGAACAAGTTTGTTCGGCTGCACCTTTCCCATGTCGAACCCCAGATGAAAACCGCAAACACTCTGTGCAGCCTTTGCACGTTTGCCCGGGAACAATGGAGCACTTGCATGACATAATACAACTTAGAGATACAGAAAATATTGCAAACTGTCGCTCTTGCAAAAATAGACAGGTTAGTTCCTTGCCATCTGTCTACTTTATCTTTCATTTCTTTGGTTTGACTCCTCCAGTATTCCTCGCTGCtgttgtagctgtcgaggggaaCACCTAGATACCGTGCAGGAGTTTTCATCCAGTTCACGTTCGCGAAGTGGTCCGGTGCAGACGGCCACTCCCCGTGCCATAGTCCAAGGGATTTGCCCCAATTTACTCTGCTGCCCGTGACGTCACAGAAGTGCTTCACTGCAGTTATTGCTTCGGTTATACTTGGTTTGTCTGTGCAACACactgcgatgtcgtctgcatacgcgaGTACTTTAACTTCGGCCGCTGCCAGCCTAAAACCACGTATTCTGACATTTTCAGTGATTGCCAGACACATTGCTTCAATATATATAGCGAACAGAagcggactgagggggcagccttggcgcactgaacgcatgatgttaatgggggcccccagtgacttattaacaattaaccgcgttgtgcagttctgatacgccaaggccactccctcagtgatgatggaaccAACATTAACATGATCTAAGATTGCAAACAAAATAGCATGCGCgacacagtcaaacgctttctcgaggtcgagctgaagaactgcaacgccgctataggtgacgtcacagcactcgagAACACACCGCATCCTATGGATGTTCGCAAAAATAGATCGCCCCTTGATGCCGCAAGTTTGGTGGTCAGCGACTATTTCCTTGATGACACTTTGGAGTCTGGTGGCTATAaccttcataaatattttataatcgaTGTTAGTTAATAATATGGGCCTGTAGGATGTGACGTGCTTTAGTTTATCTATTTGATCGGTCTTAGGTATTAGTATAGTGTGCGCTTTTCCAAAGGAAGGTGGCAAGGATTTCTGCTCATATGCGTCATTAAATACCGCAGCTAGCAAAGGAGCCAGTTCGCTTTTAAACGTCTTATACCACCCAGCGCTGAGACCATCAGGTCCGGGTGACTTGCCCAGGTTCAAATCGTCGATTGCTTTCTCGACTTCCCTCTGGGTTATTCTGCCTTCTAGTCCTTCTTTGGTGTCATCATCCAATCGCGGCATACGATGGAGAAAAGCAGCTTTAAACCCATCTAAATTGGCAGCCTGGAATGCAAAGAGTGACTGGTAGTACTCAGTGAAAGCGCGGCCTATGCTTTCGTTGTCTTCAACAACACTGCCGTTCATTAAAATCTTATCAACATTGTTGCGTCGTCCGTGCGCCTTTTctagtccaagcgccctttttgtGGGCGTCTCCCCTGCCGCTAGTGCATCGGCACGTGCTCGCACAATGGCACCTTGATAACGCTCTTTATCAAACTGTTCAAGCTTTTGCTTGATGTTTCGCACGTCGTCTTTGTACGCCCCAGGCTGTCTGCACTCAAGCGTAATAAGCTGTCTGAGTAGTGTTCTAAAACCCTTTTCTTTCACTTCCCTCTCATATTTTAGGCAGCTCGATCGGTCCAAGGCTTTCATTTTAACGTTTTGTTTAAAGCATTCCCACTTTTCCGCTATTGTTTCCGATGTTGCTTCGTGTATTTGATTAACCATATCGCGTACTGCGGCAAGAAATGGCTCATCGGTTAGTAGCATTGCATTCATTTTCCAGAGGTCCCAATTGAAAGCATGTCTCCTTTTCTCTATGCCGACTTCACATTTAACCAGACAGTGGTCCGAGAACGACACAGGTACAACGCAATAGCCATGGCATTTTGGGATTGCATCCAACGAAATGTACATGCGATCCAATCGCGCATGGCTACTACCCTGAAAACGCGTAAACGTCACTTCATGACCAGCTTCGAGACACTCAAAGACATCGTCAAGTTCATTTTCGCTTATTATATTGGACAACACATCACTACTTTTGTCACGCATACCGGCATTGTTGACTCTGTCTTTAGCGCTCAGCACACAATTGAAGTCTCCTAACAGGATTACGCGCTTATCACACCGGACATACTGTTCAAGGTTCGAAAAGAATAAGACACGCTCATCCACAGAGTTCGGTGCGTATACGCATATGATGCGAAACTCGACATCACTCGTGAAAACATCACAAAAAGCAATCCTTCCAGACTCACAAGAAAATACTCTTTGAATCTCTATTCCTGGCAGCTTCTTTACAAAAAGAAGGCAGCCCCGGACGTGCCAATCGCATGACTGACCACCGCAAAATACCTAGTCGTGAAACgtcgcaccatgctcccggtctcctcctccccgtctaccttagTTTCCTGGACGGCTAGTACGTCTATGTCATGGTCAGTGACTAACCGTAGGAGCTGACTTTGCCTACGACTAGCCGCCAACCCTCTCACGTTTAATGTGGCAATACTAAGGGACGGAAACAGAGCCATATTGAACTAGAGAAAatgtaggcccggagcatggtgcttaccgtttacgactagccctcggctagtCGCCTCCGGGACCCTCCGTCTTCCCGGCGGCGTTAGTGACCGGTGCTTTGTCACCAGGTGTTCTCTCAGGAGGAACGTTCGGTTTTGGCTTGAAGCCCATCCGCCTTCCCAGCGGCGTCTTGGTCGGCGGTCCCTCACTGCTGTTGGTTGCACTCTCGTCCCTGTCCTTGGTCTCCTCGTGGGAGCGCTTGACTGGGGCACCAAGGGTCGTTGTCCGGTCGCCGTCGACGACGGCCTTGTCCTGCTGCATTGCTGTTTCGTCGTCATCGGCCGCGTCTTCACCAACGCCTCCGGTCGCCTGGACCTCTGCAGTCGGGAGCTGTTCCGGCAAACTCGGCTTCTCCGCAGCCTCGGCCAACTTGCCGTCTGCACCCTCGTTCGGTGTACCATTGCTTGTCGGTGACGGCACCAGGTCTCCAGCTCATTTGGCAGCGTCCTCCGCCTCCACAACGTCCATGACGTGCTCTGCCGCAACGTCATTCGCAGCTGGGCCTGTCACGGCGGCGTAGGATTTCACACAGTCAGCGTCGACGTGGCCGAATCGTCTGCATCGTGAACAGCGGGGGACTTTGCACTCCCGGCGGACGTGTCCCGTgccttggcagcgcaagcactgcatggggCGACCGGGAACAACCACCAGGGCCAACTCACCGCCGACGCGGACCTGGTGAGGGAGGTCCTCCACCTTGACGCCACTTTTCAGCTTCAGCAGCACGGTCCTTGTGGTTGACGTCTTTTCTCCCATGCCTTGGACACGCCACCTTTCCCGGCTCACTTCCTCGACCTTGCCGAAATCTGCGAACGCCGTGCGGACGTCCTCGTCGGCGACGCCgtacagcagccagtgaagccgaagcttcacctgctggtcctgcgggtcaacgatgacgcaccgtcgtcccttTACTTGTAGTTCCTTGAGGGCCAACAGTCGTTTTGTGGCGGTCGCATCCTTGaaggtcaccgcccagacgtggttaatctggtacgcccctatgc contains the following coding sequences:
- the LOC125944232 gene encoding uncharacterized protein LOC125944232, giving the protein MASSGAATAVTFGRGNRRNDEDIEYPFILPQLPQGRLAINTVFLHGDVRARPYKVEDFRDALLPTGLLPEVLCIGAYQINHVWAVTLKDATATKRLLALKELQVKGRRCVIVDPQDQQVKLRLHWLLYGVADEDVRTAFAAFGKVEEVSRERWRVQGMGEKTSTTRTVLLKLKSGVKVEDLPHQVRVGDDSATSTLTV